One Thalassotalea sediminis DNA segment encodes these proteins:
- the fdx gene encoding ISC system 2Fe-2S type ferredoxin, protein MPKIIVLPNEELCPDGAVLEAEKGESVLNVALKNDIDIEHACEKVCACTTCHVIIREGFDSLEESDELEDDMLDKAWGLEPESRLGCQAIVADEDLVVEIPRYTVNMVSENH, encoded by the coding sequence ATGCCAAAAATTATCGTATTACCGAATGAAGAATTATGCCCTGATGGTGCCGTATTAGAAGCGGAAAAGGGTGAAAGTGTACTAAATGTTGCGTTGAAAAATGACATAGATATTGAACATGCTTGTGAAAAAGTATGTGCATGCACAACATGTCACGTCATTATCCGTGAAGGCTTTGACTCGTTAGAAGAAAGTGACGAACTTGAAGACGACATGTTAGATAAAGCGTGGGGTCTAGAACCTGAATCTCGCCTTGGCTGTCAGGCTATTGTTGCAGATGAAGATTTAGTTGTTGAGATCCCAAGATACACCGTCAATATGGTATCTGAGAATCACTAA
- the cobD gene encoding threonine-phosphate decarboxylase CobD — translation MALTHGGQLRKVSEQYHIPVDEWLDLSTGIAPFSYPVPAIPQIIWQQLPQYSPELLTAAKQYYHCDNVLVSNGSQAIISILPTLWQKQNRKSTQVYLPFKGYKEHAQAWGNAGFEVHWYYDELPALEQLTSNCVLVVINPNNPTGKLFSRGTLTIYQRAVTERQGLFIIDEAFMDVITPNQSMSGYINGNNTLVLKSFGKFFGLAGLRIGFIIANQQWLTLLAEHLGPWQVNGPAQFIAVKAMQDAKWQAQQKEKLSQQRLALKKLLLNYFGDDINGTDLFLTVNLNNQSQAMYMYDSLCQQGVYVRLTDDQHSLRFGIPKPEDMERLSNSLGQIRLFP, via the coding sequence ATGGCTTTAACGCATGGTGGGCAACTACGAAAAGTTTCTGAACAGTACCATATTCCTGTCGATGAGTGGCTAGATCTTTCTACTGGTATTGCACCTTTCAGCTACCCTGTTCCAGCTATTCCCCAGATAATTTGGCAACAATTACCACAGTATTCACCTGAACTATTAACGGCAGCTAAACAATACTATCATTGCGATAACGTACTCGTTAGTAATGGTAGTCAAGCGATTATCAGTATACTTCCAACGCTATGGCAAAAGCAGAATCGAAAATCAACACAGGTTTACTTACCTTTTAAGGGTTATAAAGAGCATGCTCAAGCATGGGGGAACGCGGGTTTTGAAGTGCATTGGTATTATGATGAGTTACCCGCACTAGAGCAATTAACATCGAATTGTGTGTTGGTGGTGATCAATCCAAACAACCCCACTGGAAAATTATTCAGCCGTGGTACGTTAACAATTTATCAGCGAGCAGTTACTGAGCGACAAGGTTTGTTCATTATTGATGAAGCATTTATGGATGTGATAACGCCAAACCAGTCAATGTCTGGATACATTAATGGTAACAATACATTGGTACTTAAATCATTTGGAAAATTTTTTGGTTTAGCTGGACTGCGTATCGGCTTTATCATTGCTAATCAACAATGGTTAACGTTGCTAGCGGAACATCTTGGCCCTTGGCAAGTAAATGGCCCTGCGCAGTTTATAGCTGTAAAAGCAATGCAAGATGCGAAGTGGCAAGCACAACAAAAAGAAAAGCTTTCGCAACAACGTTTAGCATTAAAAAAGCTACTACTTAACTATTTTGGTGATGATATTAATGGCACTGATTTATTTTTAACGGTGAATCTAAACAATCAAAGTCAAGCGATGTATATGTATGATAGTTTATGTCAACAAGGGGTTTATGTAAGGTTGACGGATGATCAACATTCGTTGCGTTTTGGTATACCTAAACCAGAAGATATGGAACGATTGTCGAACTCACTTGGCCAGATTAGATTATTTCCTTAA
- a CDS encoding zinc-binding dehydrogenase — protein MPDVTTKKFDIPKAMKAIVLEAPNKEISLTTVEWPVPTCVENELLIKVEYVGLNPLDGQYAIEGFCQWQYPHILGLDAVGTVVNAPKGLIPTVGDRVMWHASLADQGVLSEYTKVPNYAVSVVPDNVEPCQAATLPCAGMTALIALDKLQIIDGDTLLIEAGAGAVGHFAIQFAKQRGADVFTTAAKHNHKRLKCLGADAVFDYQDKKLCDKICRELGPQGFDAILDSIGGETTLRDLELLRFCGRIACLKPLPEISPELLFKKAPNISIVSLGGAWLANSLCAQQHMSFMSKLLLDGVADGSIHLPEIYSVDFDEKAISDALNKQLSGGFTGKFIVKI, from the coding sequence ATGCCTGATGTAACAACTAAAAAATTTGATATTCCTAAAGCAATGAAGGCAATCGTCTTAGAAGCGCCAAATAAGGAAATTTCATTAACGACTGTTGAATGGCCCGTGCCTACCTGTGTAGAAAACGAGCTTTTGATTAAAGTTGAATACGTTGGGCTTAATCCTTTAGATGGCCAGTACGCTATAGAGGGGTTTTGCCAATGGCAATACCCTCATATTTTGGGTTTAGATGCCGTAGGGACAGTTGTTAATGCCCCTAAAGGACTGATTCCAACGGTCGGCGACAGAGTTATGTGGCATGCTAGTTTAGCAGATCAAGGCGTGCTAAGTGAGTACACCAAGGTACCCAATTATGCGGTATCTGTAGTCCCTGATAATGTTGAACCGTGCCAAGCGGCAACCTTACCTTGTGCAGGTATGACAGCATTAATTGCCTTGGACAAATTACAAATTATCGATGGCGACACCCTGTTAATAGAAGCAGGTGCCGGCGCTGTTGGACATTTCGCGATTCAATTTGCAAAACAACGCGGTGCTGACGTATTCACGACCGCTGCCAAACATAATCATAAACGCTTGAAGTGTTTAGGCGCCGACGCTGTCTTTGATTATCAAGACAAAAAACTTTGCGATAAAATTTGTCGGGAGCTTGGCCCACAAGGGTTTGATGCCATTTTGGATTCTATTGGCGGAGAAACAACGCTTCGAGATTTAGAGTTATTGCGCTTCTGCGGTAGAATCGCATGCTTGAAACCATTACCCGAAATTTCACCAGAATTGCTGTTCAAAAAGGCTCCTAATATCAGTATCGTTTCATTAGGTGGTGCTTGGCTTGCTAATAGCTTATGTGCGCAACAACACATGAGCTTTATGAGTAAATTATTACTTGATGGTGTCGCCGATGGTTCAATACATCTGCCAGAAATCTATAGTGTTGACTTCGATGAAAAGGCTATTTCTGATGCACTTAATAAGCAATTGTCAGGCGGCTTTACGGGGAAGTTTATCGTTAAAATCTAG
- a CDS encoding CobD/CbiB family cobalamin biosynthesis protein — MFDLFEFNLSMLSAFAVTLTLVLALFLDAQLGEAKKYHYLVFFGRLSAALEEKLNPNFSTYPSNDRILKRSKFSQFIGLIAWLLLVLPVPMIYYFYFSNFSVVIQIIVDAIMLYLALGLRSLKEHGMQVYQPLLQNNLEAARHYTGYLVSRETSTLTPKALSRATVESILENGHDSVIASLTYYLIGGIPLVIVHRLANTLDAMWGYKSARYVSFGYASARLDDLLGFFSGKVCTVLYAIQGQVLLALKNAFQQGGQYKSHNGGWVMAAGATVMHRTIGGCAQYHGQTLQGTLMGCGQAVDIEDIPKSIKLVQRASSLFVFFVVSYQLWVYIF, encoded by the coding sequence ATGTTTGATTTATTTGAGTTTAATCTTTCAATGCTTTCAGCGTTTGCTGTAACCTTAACCTTAGTACTTGCTTTATTTTTAGATGCGCAATTAGGCGAAGCCAAAAAATATCATTATCTTGTATTTTTTGGTCGTTTAAGTGCAGCGTTAGAAGAAAAACTTAACCCTAATTTTAGCACTTACCCGTCTAATGATCGGATATTGAAGCGCAGTAAATTTAGTCAGTTTATTGGTTTAATCGCTTGGTTGTTATTAGTGTTGCCAGTACCCATGATTTATTATTTTTATTTTAGTAATTTTAGTGTCGTTATTCAGATAATTGTTGATGCAATTATGCTTTATTTAGCATTAGGGCTCAGAAGTTTGAAAGAACACGGTATGCAAGTTTATCAGCCCCTGTTACAGAATAACTTGGAAGCTGCGCGGCATTATACGGGGTACTTAGTAAGTCGAGAAACAAGTACACTTACACCAAAAGCACTATCAAGGGCAACGGTAGAGTCAATATTAGAAAATGGTCATGACAGTGTTATTGCATCACTAACGTATTACCTTATTGGTGGCATCCCTTTGGTGATTGTTCATCGATTAGCAAATACCTTAGATGCGATGTGGGGATATAAGAGCGCTCGATATGTGTCTTTTGGTTATGCGAGTGCACGATTAGACGATCTGCTCGGTTTTTTTTCCGGAAAAGTTTGTACTGTATTATATGCGATACAAGGACAAGTGCTACTGGCACTTAAAAATGCTTTTCAACAAGGTGGACAGTATAAAAGTCACAATGGCGGCTGGGTGATGGCAGCAGGCGCAACCGTAATGCATCGTACGATAGGTGGTTGCGCGCAATATCATGGTCAAACGTTACAGGGAACCTTAATGGGATGCGGTCAAGCGGTTGATATAGAAGATATTCCTAAAAGTATAAAGCTTGTTCAACGAGCGAGTTCTCTCTTTGTTTTTTTCGTTGTGAGTTATCAATTATGGGTTTACATTTTTTAG
- a CDS encoding histidine phosphatase family protein, translated as MQTVLFLARHGETYWNKERRFQGHLDSGLTELGKSQSQQILAHVIDQKIDVIVSSPLERAKATARICQTMLKVDDVVEPRLMERNLGDWQGKKLQEIACYPEYHEALKQVTDFTPRNGESANACSARIYHALKDISQRYLGRKILVIFHGEALRCLLAMLGEKSEVNAYELYQNGCVITLNYQPTAPFFQQVN; from the coding sequence TTGCAAACAGTCTTATTTTTAGCTCGTCACGGCGAAACATATTGGAATAAAGAGAGGCGATTTCAGGGGCACTTAGATAGCGGGTTAACGGAACTTGGTAAGTCTCAATCGCAGCAAATTTTAGCACATGTGATCGATCAAAAGATTGATGTTATTGTGTCTTCACCGTTAGAAAGAGCAAAAGCTACGGCACGTATCTGCCAAACAATGTTAAAAGTTGACGATGTCGTTGAACCGCGTTTGATGGAACGAAACCTTGGTGACTGGCAAGGAAAAAAACTACAAGAAATTGCATGTTACCCTGAATATCACGAAGCCTTAAAGCAAGTAACCGATTTTACTCCTCGTAATGGAGAAAGTGCTAATGCTTGCAGCGCAAGAATATATCACGCGTTAAAAGATATTAGTCAACGATATTTAGGTCGTAAGATTTTGGTTATTTTTCATGGTGAGGCATTAAGGTGCCTATTGGCAATGTTAGGTGAAAAGTCAGAGGTGAATGCTTACGAACTTTATCAAAACGGCTGTGTTATAACATTGAACTATCAACCTACTGCGCCGTTTTTTCAACAAGTAAATTAA
- a CDS encoding TolC family protein: MLKTNLLSMTKNTISLLILCTVTGCASYNDNLSHQAHQQKVAHFITDSDIASQLKGASEINWWHQFNSPQLNQLISDALTNNYDLKTSQLTLKSTLARLGAEKTQYLPQGGLTVKSERTSNDGTLSRNSAASLGINWHLDLFGRISALVDAANASAMSQTEQQRLLQIEVVSSVISGYIRYQGYLQKHYIISQQIGALQQSINVLQASVDEGVASELDLNRTKAQLNQQQTLVPEIAYLLQQERSALAFLTGKTLSDLSLIDERKLITFDLNVELAQPSNAIALRPDISKALYQFSRENSLSVAATKALFPDISLTAFAGVLSPISTRLTNTHQQWQVLPEIEWSLLSYPALLAKQEAQHYLSEAAYNEYQKTVLLAINESELTLQQLLKEYSKRRFADNRYHFANKAYLQAQAMYQEGQVPYLSLLDARQEVLTAEENALDSAISTLLTKVNAYHTFNGRWSYALASL, encoded by the coding sequence ATGTTGAAAACCAATTTACTGTCAATGACTAAAAACACAATATCTTTATTAATACTGTGCACAGTTACAGGCTGTGCAAGTTATAATGATAACCTCTCACACCAAGCGCACCAGCAGAAAGTAGCGCACTTTATCACAGATAGCGATATTGCATCGCAGTTAAAGGGCGCAAGTGAAATAAATTGGTGGCATCAATTTAATTCACCGCAATTAAATCAACTGATTTCTGACGCGCTAACCAATAACTACGATTTAAAAACGAGCCAATTAACGCTGAAAAGTACGCTAGCCCGTCTAGGCGCAGAAAAAACGCAATATTTGCCACAGGGTGGTTTAACCGTAAAAAGCGAACGCACAAGTAACGATGGAACACTTTCGCGCAATAGTGCCGCAAGCTTGGGTATAAATTGGCATTTAGATCTATTCGGACGGATATCTGCACTGGTTGACGCCGCAAACGCATCAGCGATGAGCCAAACAGAGCAACAACGCTTACTTCAGATAGAAGTTGTGTCTTCTGTAATCTCTGGATATATACGCTATCAAGGTTACCTTCAAAAACACTACATCATTTCGCAACAAATAGGTGCTTTGCAGCAGAGTATTAACGTTTTGCAAGCAAGTGTTGATGAAGGTGTGGCAAGCGAACTCGACTTAAACCGAACCAAAGCTCAACTAAATCAACAACAAACCTTAGTACCAGAAATAGCATACCTTTTGCAGCAAGAACGATCAGCGTTAGCGTTTCTTACCGGCAAAACTTTAAGTGATCTTTCGCTAATCGATGAAAGAAAGCTTATTACGTTTGATTTAAATGTGGAATTAGCTCAGCCCAGTAATGCTATTGCTTTACGCCCTGATATTAGCAAAGCACTTTATCAATTTAGTCGAGAAAACTCACTGAGCGTTGCAGCAACCAAGGCACTTTTCCCAGATATTAGTTTAACGGCATTTGCGGGTGTTTTAAGTCCGATTAGCACGCGGCTAACTAACACGCACCAACAATGGCAAGTATTGCCTGAAATTGAATGGTCGTTACTAAGCTACCCTGCACTGTTAGCTAAGCAAGAAGCTCAGCACTATTTAAGTGAAGCAGCCTACAATGAATACCAAAAAACCGTATTACTTGCCATTAATGAGAGTGAGTTAACACTGCAACAACTCTTAAAAGAGTACAGTAAAAGACGATTTGCCGATAATCGTTACCATTTCGCTAATAAAGCTTATTTACAAGCGCAAGCTATGTATCAAGAAGGACAAGTTCCTTATTTATCACTGCTTGACGCAAGGCAAGAAGTTTTGACAGCAGAAGAAAACGCTCTAGATTCTGCAATTTCAACTTTACTCACGAAAGTAAATGCTTATCATACCTTCAATGGTCGTTGGAGTTATGCACTAGCCAGTCTTTAA
- a CDS encoding efflux RND transporter permease subunit produces MNFSHFFIKRPIFASVLSLVILIGGAISLFQLPVSEYPEVVPPTVVVTANYPGANPTVIAQTVATPLEQEINGTENMLYMFSQATSDGRMTLTVTFALGTDLDRAQVQVQNRVNSALSRLPQEVQRLGVVAEKSSPDLTMVVHLYSPNKTHDTTYLSNYADIYIKDQIARLPGVGDVQLFGGGQYSMRVWLNPDALAARELTASDVINALRSQNQQVAAGSLGAQPAANDSQFQILLNVKGRLASAEEFENVILKVGEQKQVIRLKDVAKVELGQNTYALRALLDGQPALAMPIFQRPGSNAIELSDQVRTTMAQLSTAFPDGVEYDIVYDPTIFVRDSIDAVITTLLEAIVLVVIVVILFLQTWRASIIPLIAVPVSLIGTFAVMQWLGVSINTLSLFGLVLAIGIVVDDAIVVVENVERNIEKGLSPVEATRVAMTEVTGPIIAIALVLLAVFIPTAFISGLSGQFYKQFALTITISTVISAFNSLTLSPALSALLLKSHDEKPDALTRLLNKLFGRWLFTPFNKFFERGAQGYQRLVKKLIRMSVIVIAAYVVLLGGTFKLFETIPGGFIPAQDKQYLVAIAQLPDAASLDRTQDVVVEMEQIALKVPGVLHTVTFPGLSVNGFTNSPNSGIVFIALDDFNNRNEPHLSAGAIAMQLNQQFAAIDEAFVAVFPPPPIQGLGTTGGFKLQIEDRDNKGFETLFNSLQTVIAQAQQDPALVGLYSSFRIQVPQMDIDIDREQALIQGIPLDEVFDALQIYLGSLYVNDFNAFGRTYQVNAQADAEFRQDPAQILNLKVRNRQGDMVPLGSILTVTPTTGPDRVMHYNGYPSAELNGSPAPGYSSDQAQQAIELILAQHLPTGIDYEWTDVTYQQIIAGNTMVYVFPLVVLLVFLVLAAQYESLRLPLAIILIVPMTIFSALLGVWFVGSDNNIFTQIALIVLVALASKNAILMVEFAKDQHESGMIQFEAIIAACRLRLRPILMTSIAFTAGVVPLVLASGAGAEMRHAMGNAVFSGMIGVTIFGLLFTPIFYMLVTNKEKHDRHHDKAMGHK; encoded by the coding sequence ATGAATTTTTCACATTTTTTCATTAAAAGACCCATCTTTGCGTCAGTATTATCCTTGGTAATTCTGATAGGTGGTGCAATCTCACTCTTCCAGTTACCTGTTAGTGAGTATCCAGAAGTTGTGCCGCCCACAGTAGTTGTTACCGCCAACTATCCTGGCGCTAACCCCACTGTCATCGCACAGACGGTAGCTACACCTCTTGAACAAGAAATAAATGGTACCGAGAACATGTTATATATGTTCTCACAAGCAACCAGTGATGGGCGTATGACGTTAACTGTAACGTTTGCATTGGGAACAGATTTAGATCGCGCACAAGTACAGGTGCAAAACCGAGTCAACAGTGCATTGTCTAGATTGCCTCAAGAGGTACAGCGCTTAGGTGTTGTTGCGGAGAAATCTTCGCCAGATCTCACCATGGTTGTCCACCTGTATTCTCCAAATAAAACACATGACACTACATATTTATCTAACTATGCAGATATTTACATAAAAGACCAAATTGCTCGATTACCTGGCGTTGGCGATGTGCAGTTATTTGGCGGTGGTCAATATTCAATGCGTGTATGGTTAAATCCTGATGCACTAGCGGCGAGAGAATTAACAGCCTCAGATGTTATAAACGCCCTTCGTTCACAAAACCAACAAGTTGCCGCAGGTAGTTTAGGCGCACAACCCGCAGCAAACGACAGTCAATTTCAAATTTTACTTAATGTTAAAGGTCGGTTAGCGAGTGCAGAGGAGTTTGAAAATGTTATTTTAAAAGTAGGTGAACAAAAGCAAGTAATTCGCTTAAAAGATGTCGCAAAAGTCGAGTTGGGTCAAAATACTTATGCTTTACGTGCCCTACTTGATGGTCAACCCGCATTAGCAATGCCTATTTTCCAACGCCCTGGTTCAAATGCTATTGAGCTATCTGATCAAGTAAGAACAACCATGGCACAACTTTCAACCGCTTTTCCTGATGGCGTGGAATATGACATTGTGTACGATCCGACAATATTTGTCCGTGATTCAATTGATGCGGTAATTACCACATTGTTAGAAGCAATTGTACTTGTTGTTATTGTTGTCATTTTGTTTTTACAAACATGGCGAGCATCAATTATTCCTTTAATTGCAGTGCCTGTATCGCTCATTGGTACTTTTGCAGTAATGCAATGGTTAGGTGTCTCTATCAATACGTTGTCGCTTTTTGGTTTAGTGTTAGCAATTGGTATCGTGGTGGATGATGCCATCGTCGTCGTTGAGAACGTTGAACGAAATATCGAAAAGGGGTTATCACCCGTCGAAGCTACACGTGTAGCAATGACAGAAGTAACAGGCCCGATTATTGCGATTGCTTTGGTATTGCTTGCCGTTTTTATACCGACAGCCTTTATATCGGGATTATCAGGTCAGTTTTACAAACAATTCGCCCTTACCATTACTATTTCTACTGTGATTTCTGCGTTTAACTCTTTGACGTTATCCCCTGCACTCTCGGCATTGTTGTTAAAGTCTCACGATGAAAAACCAGACGCATTAACACGTTTACTTAACAAACTCTTTGGCCGTTGGTTATTCACACCTTTCAATAAATTTTTTGAGCGTGGCGCACAAGGCTATCAGCGTTTAGTTAAAAAGCTCATCCGCATGAGTGTTATCGTTATTGCAGCTTATGTTGTATTGCTTGGTGGAACGTTTAAATTATTCGAGACAATACCTGGTGGCTTTATCCCTGCGCAAGATAAGCAATACCTCGTCGCAATTGCGCAGCTTCCTGACGCAGCAAGTTTAGATCGTACGCAAGATGTTGTTGTTGAAATGGAACAAATTGCACTTAAGGTGCCTGGCGTATTGCATACTGTCACATTTCCGGGGTTATCTGTTAATGGCTTTACCAATAGCCCAAATAGCGGCATTGTGTTTATCGCATTAGACGACTTTAACAATCGTAATGAGCCACACTTATCTGCTGGTGCTATTGCAATGCAATTAAACCAACAGTTTGCTGCAATTGACGAAGCATTTGTCGCAGTATTTCCACCGCCCCCTATTCAAGGCCTGGGCACAACGGGCGGCTTTAAGCTTCAAATTGAAGATCGTGATAACAAAGGGTTTGAAACATTATTTAATAGTCTACAAACCGTTATCGCACAAGCACAACAAGATCCGGCGTTGGTAGGCTTGTATTCAAGTTTTCGCATTCAAGTACCTCAAATGGATATTGATATCGATAGGGAGCAGGCCTTAATACAGGGTATTCCACTTGATGAAGTCTTTGACGCACTACAGATTTACTTAGGTTCTTTATATGTAAATGACTTCAATGCTTTTGGCAGAACTTATCAAGTAAATGCGCAAGCAGATGCAGAGTTTCGCCAAGATCCTGCACAGATCTTAAACTTGAAAGTACGTAATAGACAAGGTGATATGGTACCACTTGGTTCAATATTAACGGTTACTCCAACAACAGGGCCAGACCGTGTCATGCATTATAATGGTTACCCGAGTGCCGAACTTAACGGTAGTCCAGCACCAGGCTATAGTTCTGATCAAGCACAACAAGCTATAGAGTTAATTCTTGCGCAGCATTTACCAACGGGTATTGATTACGAGTGGACAGATGTAACCTACCAGCAAATTATCGCTGGCAACACCATGGTATATGTTTTTCCTTTAGTAGTGCTATTAGTATTCTTAGTGCTCGCAGCGCAGTATGAGAGTTTACGCCTGCCACTAGCGATCATCTTAATTGTACCGATGACTATATTTTCCGCCTTACTTGGTGTTTGGTTTGTTGGCTCTGATAACAATATTTTTACGCAAATAGCACTGATTGTTTTAGTAGCCTTAGCGTCAAAAAATGCCATTTTGATGGTTGAGTTTGCCAAAGATCAACATGAAAGCGGTATGATACAATTTGAAGCAATTATTGCGGCATGTCGACTCCGATTAAGACCTATATTAATGACTTCTATTGCCTTTACTGCAGGTGTCGTTCCTCTTGTTCTAGCATCAGGTGCAGGAGCTGAAATGCGTCACGCAATGGGGAACGCAGTATTTTCAGGCATGATTGGCGTCACTATATTTGGTCTATTGTTTACACCAATCTTTTATATGTTGGTGACCAACAAAGAAAAACACGATCGCCATCACGACAAAGCAATGGGGCATAAATAA
- the bla gene encoding class A beta-lactamase: MNVLTNVFTSFFTIILLATSIIFASTFSVHANEIIDSIKTQEQRLKANIGVAVYDIDKDKLWHYNGDTRFPFMSTFKVLACAKLLADVNNGVQSLDTKTVITKDSLIYWSPITKHMIGEKMSLKQACSATMTMSDNTAANIILDGINGPAALTAFLRSIGDDVSRLDRIEPELNNVDKGELRDTTTPKAMAMLLHKILFGDVLTPSSKALLKQWMINNKVTGALLRSVLPQHWSIADRSGSGAYGSRAIAAVVWSETRTPLIITIYLTQTEATLKEQNKAIATIGKTIFSTYHHKS, from the coding sequence ATGAACGTTTTAACCAATGTATTTACTTCTTTCTTCACCATTATTTTATTGGCAACAAGCATTATTTTTGCGAGTACTTTTTCAGTGCATGCAAACGAAATAATAGACAGTATAAAAACGCAAGAACAGCGATTAAAAGCCAATATCGGTGTCGCGGTTTATGATATCGATAAAGATAAACTCTGGCACTACAATGGTGATACTCGCTTTCCTTTTATGAGTACCTTTAAAGTACTCGCATGTGCCAAATTACTAGCAGATGTGAATAACGGCGTTCAATCGCTCGATACCAAAACAGTCATTACTAAAGATTCACTCATCTACTGGTCACCCATTACCAAACACATGATTGGTGAAAAGATGTCTCTTAAACAAGCCTGTTCAGCAACCATGACCATGAGTGATAATACCGCAGCGAATATAATACTGGATGGTATTAACGGGCCTGCGGCATTAACAGCGTTTTTACGTTCAATCGGTGATGATGTTTCTAGGCTCGATCGCATTGAGCCTGAGTTAAACAACGTAGATAAAGGAGAGTTAAGAGACACTACAACGCCGAAAGCGATGGCGATGTTATTACATAAAATATTGTTCGGTGATGTACTTACACCATCATCAAAAGCACTGTTAAAACAATGGATGATTAATAACAAAGTGACGGGGGCGTTATTGCGCTCAGTACTTCCACAGCACTGGTCTATTGCTGACCGTTCTGGTTCAGGAGCATATGGGTCTAGGGCTATTGCTGCAGTTGTTTGGTCAGAAACCAGAACCCCTTTGATTATAACAATCTATTTAACCCAAACCGAGGCGACATTGAAAGAGCAAAATAAAGCCATTGCAACGATCGGCAAAACAATCTTCAGTACTTATCATCATAAAAGTTAA
- a CDS encoding cobyrinate a,c-diamide synthase yields the protein MKRTTDKSEHVFQSKPCRTNSDSATCPALVIAAPHSGSGKTTVTAALARYHRNQGRKVTVFKVGPDFIDPMILRQASGELVYQLDLWLVGEQGCQELLYRAALQSDLILIEGVMGLFDGTPSSADLATYFAIPVLGVIDAKAMAQTFGAVTHGLANFRPDLPFSGVLANRVNSERHEELLAMSLPDNYCFYGRIPTDANISLPERHLGLVQAQELDNIDKQLDIAASHIEHTALTELPKAVTFYDVENNSQYALIEGTLIGTTIIIIKDSAFSFIYAANIAFLQQTGANIVYCSALNDRQLPNGDILYIPGGYPELYAEQLSNNTTFLHDITAFVESGKAIIAECGGMLYLLDQLTDLDGQCYPMAGLVPGKAVMQEKLAAIGSQSVELPMCTESSKSTQVIRGHSFHYSRANIEIAPFSQSKHHPSERAGEYVYRYKNILASYMHWYFPSNPQLTLQLFKNGVDTNNTYS from the coding sequence ATGAAGCGGACAACAGATAAAAGTGAACATGTTTTCCAATCAAAGCCTTGTCGTACAAACAGCGATAGCGCAACATGTCCTGCATTAGTGATAGCTGCGCCGCATTCAGGATCAGGTAAAACAACGGTTACGGCAGCATTAGCACGTTATCACCGTAATCAAGGGCGTAAAGTAACAGTATTTAAAGTTGGTCCAGACTTTATCGACCCGATGATATTACGACAGGCAAGTGGTGAGTTGGTTTATCAATTGGATTTATGGCTAGTGGGTGAACAAGGCTGTCAAGAGTTGCTTTATCGAGCCGCTTTACAGTCAGACCTCATTTTAATTGAAGGTGTCATGGGGCTATTTGACGGCACACCAAGTAGTGCTGATTTAGCTACATATTTTGCTATTCCTGTGCTCGGGGTGATTGATGCTAAAGCAATGGCTCAAACGTTTGGGGCGGTTACTCATGGCTTAGCTAATTTTCGACCTGACTTACCATTTTCGGGCGTGTTAGCAAATCGAGTTAACAGCGAGCGGCATGAAGAGCTATTGGCAATGAGCTTACCAGATAATTATTGTTTTTATGGTCGTATACCTACCGATGCCAACATCTCGCTACCTGAACGTCATTTAGGGTTAGTACAAGCTCAAGAACTCGATAATATTGACAAACAACTCGATATTGCAGCGAGTCATATTGAACATACAGCATTAACGGAGTTACCGAAAGCAGTTACATTTTATGATGTAGAAAATAACAGTCAGTATGCGCTAATTGAAGGTACATTGATTGGCACAACGATCATTATTATAAAAGATAGTGCTTTTAGTTTTATCTATGCTGCAAATATTGCTTTCTTACAGCAAACAGGTGCAAATATTGTGTATTGTTCCGCACTTAACGATAGGCAGTTACCTAACGGTGATATTTTGTACATCCCGGGAGGTTACCCTGAACTGTACGCTGAGCAATTGAGTAATAATACCACCTTTTTACATGATATTACTGCGTTCGTAGAAAGCGGTAAGGCTATTATCGCAGAGTGTGGTGGTATGTTATATCTATTAGACCAGTTAACTGATCTTGATGGCCAATGTTATCCAATGGCCGGCCTTGTGCCTGGTAAGGCGGTGATGCAGGAAAAACTCGCCGCTATAGGATCACAATCGGTTGAACTACCTATGTGCACTGAGTCGTCAAAATCAACACAGGTAATACGTGGACATAGCTTTCATTATTCTCGTGCTAATATTGAGATTGCGCCCTTTTCTCAAAGCAAACATCACCCCAGTGAAAGGGCAGGGGAATATGTTTATCGATACAAAAATATTCTCGCATCGTACATGCACTGGTATTTTCCAAGTAACCCTCAATTAACGCTACAGTTATTTAAAAACGGCGTTGACACAAATAACACGTACAGTTGA